The genomic interval ATTCTCACCACCAAATCATCTATGAAGTTTCTTGCTTTTGCTTTTAATGTTAATTATTTTGTACATAAAACTAGTGTTGGCACATAGCAAGCACAAGTGGATGTCCAGACCCCTTGTGTAGTGGCTTCCTACTCCCTCCTTGTGGTGTAGTGCAGTTGGGTCTTCACTCACAGTAAACACTCACTCAAGATGAGCCAAGTTGACATTCAGTGGGCATCTTGAGGTCTCATTTCACCAAGTTCTCACTAAACTGAGTTCTCATGTAACTGCATCAAACTCACATTGCTTACCATAGAGACATCATTGAATTGAAGCTCTGTTTGTGTGCCAAGTCAAATGagtctctttcttattttatttgtttatttttatttatttatttatttatttatttatttatttatttatttatttatttattattatctctaAGACTGCATTTGATTGATTCTTCATACTGAAACCCATGGTATTACATGAGCACAATATTGTGGTACCATTCAAACAATCAGTATTTCAGCACTTCCCTCCCtgcatttcatttatttctttagtcCAGCTGAGCCCTTGTCAAAAATTGGCTTTCAGCTATTCAATTAAGTGTCAGGTCTTACTTATATTATTTTCCTGGGAAGAGCTTTCAAAGAAATTCACTGTGAGATCTTAAATCAAGGACATTCATATGATGTCTTGAAAGTAGTGTCAAGGGAAAACCAAAACTGCCATTGATCCCAAGGAGTTGATACCCAGCAATGTGCCACCACACGCAACACTATTTAGGTCGATGTTTTACCGTCTTACACTATTATCCAAAAGTAGATGTTTGTGTATTCAGTGCCCAGTATaatcctcctcttattccctgTCTTATTACCTCTGAGAAATGtgttatttataatatatatctTCCTAAAGAGAGCCTAAATATCCATTATAAAGTAGTGTTCTGAGTGTGGTCATGACTGCATTAAAGGAGCAGCAGTTGTGTTGAATGAGCATGATGAATGTGGTGTGTTTCTGGGGTAGCTTGTGAGTGAGGGACCACTGAAGGAAGTCATGTAGGTCAAGGAGTAATTCTTATTGAGTGGATGAGGCAACCTTCACCACATTACTTGGTGATGTGGAGCTTTGGGAGTTATTTGGAAGGATCAATTTACCATAAAATGTcaatgataaatgataaaagtATTGTACTATTGCATCtttgtatatgtatatgcaCATAGTATGTCTATGTACTTCACTTGCTTGCCAACTTATGACTGTAGTCGCTAAATTCATATGTTGATGTGAAGATAAGttgaaagaaggggaggcaaggaaggCAGTGTGTTTGGTGGACCTTGTAGGGATTTCAATAGATGCCCTTCATGATTTATCTGTACTTAGAAACTCTTAAAAGACCATCAGTAAACATAGCATTGTGTCACACAGCTCAGTTATACCCTTTTCTAGGCCGTACATGTTATGATTCATGGAGTTGAGGTGATAAGCATTTGTCCTAGTGTTGAATGTCACTCTGAGGTATAAATAGGTTGATGCTGTCCAAAGAAACttgctctcttcttccctgtAAAAACTGTAGTGGCTGAGGAGGTCACATGATTAGTAGATTAACCCATTTCTCCTTGCAGTGGGCCATCACgatgagggtgaggaggaagctGGATGGATCGAGGGTGTGGCCATCCTTATTTCTGTggcagttgttgtttttgtcacaGCCTTTAATGACTACACAAAAGAGAAACAGTTTCGGGGACTACAAAGCCGTATCGAGGGCGAGCACAAATTTTCGGTTATTCGAGGAGGTGAAGTTCAGCAGATAGGCGTTGGGGATATTGTCGTCGGTGATATTTGCCAAGTAAGACCTGATTCTGTTCTGCCACCACTCTGTCCGTCCTCacccctcctgtgtgtgtgtgtgtgtgtgtgtgtgtgtgtgtgtgtgtgtgtgtgtgtgtgtgtgtgtgtgtgtgtgtcttacttAGGCGTGTGTTTAGCGACCATCTGTGCTCCTTGTTGACTTAGTTACTTTCCTTGTAATGTAAACCACCAGACTCACGTATGACAGCTTGTTAGCCTGATTAAAGTGCTTTTGATGTTACATTGGTTCACTATAGCAGTATTAGCATAGCTGATAAATGGTAAATGAAGTAAATGAAACTAGTTAATGTAAGATTTAAGTCAAAACTGATATTTTTGTAATATCAGGACCTGAAGTATAATTAAATACTCAAAATGTTAATAGTACATTAATTCATCCAATATGATGTGGAGAGTTTAAGAGATTATTGTTCAGATATACACAAATGACAAGAATAATGTAAAGTAGGAATTCTTGTAAAACCTATAATTCACATGTTGAGTTCATTAtgagttatatatattttgatccGAAAAGGTTCATTAGTGGGGGCATGTGTGGTAAGACTTTGGCTGAACTGACTGTAGTAGTGGTGCTTCAAGGAGCAGTAACTAGACACATGAGAGGCTTGAGAGAAGAGTGATCACATCTTAGTTTTACACGTGCCTCATAATACATTGGTGCCTAATTCAAAACTACTAACCATTCTGTATCTTAAGTAATGTACAGCTTTATATGATTTGTCTGTTATGCTGATCCCTTTGAGTATtttatgtcttatttttttcttaattttcatcatGTTTTGGTAGGCAACACAAAAAAGGTGTTGCCAGAAGACCCTGGTTGACTCTGGTTATGTTTCTTtgcttttgtatatatttgcTACAGTATCTTTCCCACACTTGTTCATGACTGCCTCACGGATACAGGCACAGGTCACAGCAAGGTCTTCTGAGCCACCTGTCATCATAAGCTCTCCATCTTTTACcatcattttttcatttatgcaTCAACCATTAAGCTATATAAAGGATAACCAAAATACCaaacttttatatttcttagttaataaaagaaaaatctcaAAGGTGTAATAATTTATGTATTAAATGATAAGCTTTTATGTTGTTCACATAGTTAGGCAttttaagaaaaagaaatatttttcttaagatttaTAACTCAGGAATTAACTGGTGCTTTGTGTTTGTGCATTTCCAGATTAAGTATGGTGACTTGTTACCAACTGATGGCATTTTGTTACAAAGTAATGATTTGAAGATCGACGAGTCCTCACTAACAGGAGAATCAGACCATGTAAAGAAAGGGGTTGACCTTGATCCTATGGTGCTCTCAGGTAAAGAAATGGAGTCAAaatgaggaagtgtgtgtgtgtgtgtgtgtgtgtgtgtgtgtgtgtgtgtgtgtgtgtgtgtgtgtgtgtgtgtggaaaggtagttttcatatatatagaTTAGTGTCCTTTGAAGTCATGATCTGAATCTTTGCAGTTACAGGTGACTTATGACTCCTCCCAGGAGAGGCCTTTATATTGCCATCtcttgtgaaggaaaaaaaaaaggtgtttacTGGTGCAATTTTTCCTACAGGGACGCATGTAATGGAGGGGAGTGGCAAAATGATTGTTACTGCTGTTGGTGTAAATTCGCAGGCAGGTATCATCTTCACCCTGCTTGGGGCTGCTGCAGATGAAGAGCAAGTAGAGGcccggaagaggaagaaaggtaatcTGTCATGCACTGAGCTAAATACCCCAGTGATTGAAAGCTTCCACTAAATTCAATTTTCTCTCTGTGGTTGGTACTATTCTAGGTGATTAGTGTTGCAGGGATGATAGCTGAGCTTCATtgtggaaggaagagtagggaaagttttgtatttttttactttaaagagtattttttacattttaaaaTATAAACACATATAGAAGTGGCTTATTATTGAACTCCACTAGGAAGAGTAACATAGGAAGGAAATATGTACCAATGAAGCTCAGGCCTTAACTCAGCCACAACACAGCCAGACTCTCTGAGttgtggacatttttttttcactgtcagtttttatatttctcattTATAGACCTCCTCACACATCTTATTGAATCTAGGCACTCACCTGatactctattattattattattattattattattattattattattattattattattattattattattattattattatttgtttaaacTTTTTTACTACAAAGCCCACCCTCTTACAGTTTGCATGCTGCACCCCCAAACAAAAGCcaatcttttccttattttataaAAGTGAATGACTTAGTTTTAGGCATGTTAGTAAAAGCCATGGAATAGATTTTTTGAAGTTAATGGGAGATGACTGTAGAAACTTCTTCTAGATAACATAGGGATGGCAGCCTTTCTTTTAtagttctttttgttttagttcCACACAGCAATAGGCTTACTGACTGAAGTAATATATTATTTTCAAGTTACAGtacacaaaacacacttttaagTTTCTACTAGCTATTGCACTATAGTTGCTGAATCTTGTAATAGCTCATAGTGAGGGAGGACTCTACTTCCACAATTGTAGTCGGGCAATATTGCAGCTGTACAAGTAGTGTGATCTCAGGCTATGCTAGAGTTATATCACTCAGTATTAAGAGTAATGATTATTGATCCAGCTCATAGAAAATGGTCAGTAGCTCATCCAAATTTCATAttaagtggaggaaaagaaaatttgatCAGTTCAGTTTTTGTACTCTGTCCTGCCAAGCTGTGGATGGTACACCTTTGGCAGTGAAGAAAAGAGTCCCTAATACTACAAGTGCATAACCTTTATTTGCACTGAGATTGCCTCAAAACTAGTCATAAtaatttattgatattattttgtcTTATCCTCTGAAGTTAAGCACTAAACTTTACTGACTTAAATTTAAACAAGCTTTagtctcattttattttcatctttagaAATGGAACAGTTATGCAACACATTCCTTCAAGCTGCCAGTTGCACAGAGTTGTGTGGCACCTCCTGTTATGAAGCTACTGACTGGATTCTGACTCACAGTTGTGGTTTAGCCTGTTGACTAGCAGTCCTCTAACCAGGTTTCTCAGTACCTATTAGTGTTTCTCTTACCTTTGCCACTTAAAGCTTAAAGATTTGATTTTGATACCCCATCTAGTACTaatgattttattgttttccaacatcttttttttgcatgtaacCCCtgaccaaccaaccaaccactACTGTTGTTGCCATCCGACcccatcatcttcatctctcATCGCTTGTGCCCCAAAACAGAGGCCAAAAAGCAgcggaaaataaagaagaagggcGGTTCGGGCGAAGAGTTGATTGACGTCAATCCTAGTATGGCTCCTGTGGCTTTTAGTACTTCACATCCTCCTGctgcctttgtttctttccagGATATGTAGTTGTCATTTGCTTTCATCCACTTCCCTCGTCTCCCATTTTCTCTGGCGTGCgaattttctgtgtgtgttccACATTGATATTTGGGTATCTTGTTCTACTTTTTTGCACTGTGTTTTTTGCCAAAATGATATTCAATCTATATTCCAGTAGGTGACTTTAATTTTCTTGCCTCTATGTTTGTCATGTCCATGTGTGTTGCAGAATTGATGTTGTGGTAGAGATGTTTCTTACTGTATTCTATGTGAAGTGTTTATGCTAAGACTTGCTAAGGAATATTATTGCATCAAGGATTACAGTGTCAGTAATTTTGGTGATATTTGATACAAAGGCTTTTTTTAATACCACATACATATGTGTCACATTTATTAGTGATGAGTTTTAACATCAaggatatgtatatatataactttccATTAATGCAtgtttttaactttatttaccTACATCATTTTAATGCAGTTTGGTATGAATACAAGGTTTACAAGAATTTTATCTCAACAGTTTGACTAATTAGTTACTTTTACTGACTGCTTTGCTTGGGAATGCTAATAAACAAGCTATATGATGAACATTGTCAAAATATCAATGGCTGCTCCACTTACAGATAAGCAAGACGGCGGTGAGGCTGGCTCTGTGACGGGTAACTCTCACCACATAACAGCTAACTCCACCAGTGCCGACGGAGACATCAGAAATAACAAGCACTctaaaggggaagaggaagatgagacaCAAAGATCAGGTGGAAAGAGCCAGGAAAAATCTGTTCTACAAGCCAAGCTTACAAAGCTTGCTATCCAGATTGGCTATGCTGGTGAGCAAAAATTGtcattgatttctttttttttttccccccacaaTATGATGCATATGTAGATCAGCAGAAATACTGTACTATTTTTTGCATATATTCATAATTGTTTGATCaaaactttctcctcttttcaggTTCTTTCATTGCTGTGCTAACAGTTGTGATTTTGATTGTCCGTTTCTGCGTACAAACATTTGTTATGGAAGGCAAGCCGTGGTCTCCGTTTTATGCCAATCATTTTGTTAAGTTCTTCATCATCGGTGTTACTGTATTGGTGGTGGCTGTGCCAGAGGGTCTGCCCCTTGCTGTCACTCTCTCACTGGCTTACTCTGTGAAGGTGAGGAGAACCACCGTGCCAAATCTTTGTACCTTTGTATGAAAGTAGTTGTTAGTATTAATTAAGATGAGAAGTAAGATACAAATAATTACTAAAAATCTGTGTTAAATGAATTAAGAAAACTGAGCTGCTCTGAATTGTCTGTACACAATAGCTTAAACCACATTAACCTTGTTCCTTcacattatcatttttatttatttatttatttttttactctgcagaaaatgatgaaagacaATAACCTGGTGAGGCACCTGGATGCCTGTGAGACCATGGGCAATGCAACAGCCATCTGCTCCGACAAGACCGGAACTCTCACCACTAACCGCATGACTGTCGTTCAGGCGTACATTTGTAGCGAGGACTACAAGAACATGCCAAAGTTTGAATCCCTCCCACACAATGTTGCTGATCTGCTGCTGCATGCAATCAGTGTCAACTCTGCCTACACATCTCGAGTGCTGCCTGGGGATAATCCAGGGGACTTGCCGAAGCAGGTATGTGGTCAGACTGGTagcaagggaagagaagcaTGACTGTGATACTTCAACACTTTGTAGATGCCAGTGAGACAACAAAGTAATTTTTCCAAtaatgtttatcttttttcagGTTGGTAACAAAACAGAATGTGCTTTGTTAGGATTTGTGTTGGACCTTGGGAAAAGTTATCAGGCAATCCGTGAtgaaataacagaagaaaactTTCATCGTGTGTACACATTCAACTCTGCCAGAAAATCCATGTCCACGGTGATTCCTCGCGACGGAGGGTACCGTATTTTCACTAAAGGTGCCTCAGAAATTGTTATGAAAAAGTGAGTGTCATTTATTCTATAATGTACATGAAACAATTTACTTTTTGAAAGAAATGTGCTGTAATCAGTATATGATGATGTAAGAAAGTCATTGTATGTGGCATTAATGTAAACAATTTGTACAGGTGCTCCTTTATCCATGGTAAGGATGGTAAACTAGAAAGCTTCTCAAAATCAATGCAAGATCGCCTTGTTCGAGAAGTGATTGAACCAATGGCGTGTAATGGTCTACGCACAATCTCAATTGCATACAGAGACTTTGTACGAGGAAAAGCCGAAATTAACCAGGTGAAGTACATCTTTAACTTTTATTGAACTTGAATTGAtcaaacaatattaataaacatCTTGATACATTTTGTATTGTCAGATATTTTAGGGAAAGTCAGGATTTAGCTGAAGTAATAAGTATTCTTATGTGCTTCAACTAcagagaatatatataatactcCTGCTTCAGCCTGAGTTTTCTTGCCACGCTCATTTGTctcatcttcattattaactaatgtgctttttttgtttcatcattcaGGTACACTTTGAAAACGAGCCTCACTGGGATGATGAAGACCACATAATTAACAACctgacctgtctctgtgtgctgggGATTGAAGACCCAGTGAGACCTGAAGTACCTGATGCAATCCACAAGTGCCAGCGAGCAGGCATCACCGTGCGCATGGTGACTGGCGACAATATCAACACTGCGCGTTCCATTGCCTCCAAGTGTGGGATCCTCAAGCCTGGTGACAACAGCCTTATTTTAGAGGGAAAAGAATTCAACAGACGAGTCAGAGATTCTTCAGGAAAAGTAAGTTGTAGTTTCCACGACTTGGGTGATGAGGTGAGGTATTTCTGTAGGATAATgccaaagtaatttttttttttttttttttttttttttcctgcctgaTTGTGTAGCTCTTCAGGCAGTACTGATGCAGGAGAGGAGGCACATTGGTGCTGGCCTGACCATTTGAAAATTTTAATGTAGAGGAGTTTCTGGCTGTTGTCAATTAATCCATGCTAGACTGGAAGTACTTAGCAGTAGTTGTTACTATTTGAGAACGTACTAAGTAGGTAAGTGATATTGACAAGATTCAGTTGTACTTAAGTTGTGATTCCTCTAGCAAATGTTTGCAGCATAAAAATTTATTCTTGCCCTTTAGTGAAGAATATGACAAAATGAAATATGTTTCCCTTTTATATTCCTTATGTACTGGAAATGCACCATTTCTGTGCCTTAAGGAGACAAATGAGTAAGTCATTGATTCTTTCAGGTCCAACAACACTTGGTGGACAAAGTTTGGGTGAACCTGCGTGTATTGGCACGCTCCTCCCCCACTGACAAGTACACATTGGTGAAGGGAATCATTGAGAGCAAAGTGAGTGCCAATCgagaggtggtggcagtgactgGTGATGGCACCAATGACGGCCCTGCACTGAAAATGGCCGATGTCGGCTTTGCTATGGTATGTGGTTACTTCCCAGGTCAGAGGCAGAGGCCAGGCTTCACTTATAAGTTCATGAGATCATGTAGCATGAAGattaaatgtaagaaaaaagaaccCTGCCAATTTGTAATTTTCATTACACTGATGACATTACTTGTGTCATAAGACATAGAGTTGTGTCTTTTTAATACATTGTGATTTGTAAATAATTGTATGCTATACTGCTAAGCCTTTGTAGGGCTTTGGCTTTTATTAGAATTGAGGTTTAAGATAATAACAATTTAACAAGGTGTACTACACCATTCTCACTGACATTTTCCCCTCCACAGGGCATTGCTGGAACAGATGTGGCTAAGGAAGCTTCAGACATCATCCTGACAGATGACAACTTCACCTCCATTGTAAAAGCTGTCATGTGGGGACGTAATGTGTATGACTCCATTGCAAAGTTTCTACAGTTTCAGCTGACAgttaatgttgttgctgttgttgtagcatTCGTTGGTGCATGTGCCATCAACGATAGCCCTCTCAAGGTAGGGTGCTGTGTGTTTCACTTGAGATAACATGTACTATAATTGTCCTACTCCCACACAGATATTTAGTCACATGTTAAAGTTGGTTTGCATAATTAGCAGCACAGCATTGTATGCATTCAttatatgacttttttttatttatttttttatatttttataatttttttttcatcattatccttcttttctcaacTTCATTTGGAATTCAAACTTTGACACTTAGCTGAAAATTCAAGTAATGTAACTCAAATTTTCTCATGCTTTGACTCTTCATTATAGGCTGTACAAATGTTGTGGGTGAACCTCATCATGGATACTCTGGCCTCCTTGGCCCTGGCGACTGAGGCCCCAACCCCTGATCTGCTGCAGAGGAAGCCATACGGCCGCACCAAGCCTCTCATATCTCGCACCATGATGAAGAACATCTTGGGGCAAGCAGTTTACATGATTTCGatcatatttcttttgttattttatggtGAGGTTCTCTTGTATTACTTTTATCCTTGGTAACTTGAAATTCAGGTTTCCTCGTAATTACTCTGTGTTCATCTAAATCTATCTAAGATTGTAATTTGctagaaaatatatattcttcctttgccattataattaattaaaatggAAGGGATGTGTTTAAGAATGTAAACATTTCAAAGCATTGCCTTAaaggtaaattaataaatgtccttcttcttctcaggTGATAAAATGTTAGACATAGACTCTGGGCGTTATGCAGACATCCGTGACCCTCCCTCTCAGCACTTTACTATCATCTTCAACACCTTCGTCATGATGACTCTCTTCAACGAAATCAATGCACGGAAAATTCACGGACAGCGGAATGTTTTCCAGGGCTTTTTTAGCAATCCCATTTTCTACAGCATTTGGCTGAGTACATTAGCAGCTCAGGCAAGTACAACTCTATTACAGTATTATTCAgagtaatgaaacacacacacacacacacacacacacacacacagtgataagTGAAAATAATTACTCAGTTTATCTGATGGTTCTGGCTGTCAGAGAGGTCAGATCCCTACTTCCTAAATTGAACTTTGTTTGTTATATTGAGGGCTTTGCTCAGTCTGATGTAATAAATAATGAGAATTG from Scylla paramamosain isolate STU-SP2022 chromosome 23, ASM3559412v1, whole genome shotgun sequence carries:
- the LOC135112084 gene encoding plasma membrane calcium-transporting ATPase 2-like isoform X10 encodes the protein MATIDGRPAQYGITLRQLRELMESRGVEGVERIQREYGGTLEITKKLYSSPTNGLSGNASDMEHRRQTFGSNVIPPKPPKTFLTLVWEALQDVTLIILQVAAVVSLGLSFYKPPEETIAGAAAEKGIADEVGHHDEGEEEAGWIEGVAILISVAVVVFVTAFNDYTKEKQFRGLQSRIEGEHKFSVIRGGEVQQIGVGDIVVGDICQIKYGDLLPTDGILLQSNDLKIDESSLTGESDHVKKGVDLDPMVLSGTHVMEGSGKMIVTAVGVNSQAGIIFTLLGAAADEEQVEARKRKKDKQDGGEAGSVTGNSHHITANSTSADGDIRNNKHSKGEEEDETQRSGGKSQEKSVLQAKLTKLAIQIGYAGSFIAVLTVVILIVRFCVQTFVMEGKPWSPFYANHFVKFFIIGVTVLVVAVPEGLPLAVTLSLAYSVKKMMKDNNLVRHLDACETMGNATAICSDKTGTLTTNRMTVVQAYICSEDYKNMPKFESLPHNVADLLLHAISVNSAYTSRVLPGDNPGDLPKQVGNKTECALLGFVLDLGKSYQAIRDEITEENFHRVYTFNSARKSMSTVIPRDGGYRIFTKGASEIVMKKCSFIHGKDGKLESFSKSMQDRLVREVIEPMACNGLRTISIAYRDFVRGKAEINQVHFENEPHWDDEDHIINNLTCLCVLGIEDPVRPEVPDAIHKCQRAGITVRMVTGDNINTARSIASKCGILKPGDNSLILEGKEFNRRVRDSSGKVQQHLVDKVWVNLRVLARSSPTDKYTLVKGIIESKVSANREVVAVTGDGTNDGPALKMADVGFAMGIAGTDVAKEASDIILTDDNFTSIVKAVMWGRNVYDSIAKFLQFQLTVNVVAVVVAFVGACAINDSPLKAVQMLWVNLIMDTLASLALATEAPTPDLLQRKPYGRTKPLISRTMMKNILGQAVYMISIIFLLLFYGDKMLDIDSGRYADIRDPPSQHFTIIFNTFVMMTLFNEINARKIHGQRNVFQGFFSNPIFYSIWLSTLAAQIVIVQFGGRAFSTEALTLELWLWCILFGSGVLLWGQVVTSMPTKSLPKDLFSWGSGEPQTDPIADLTTEDKLDSDGKDSKRTGQILWIRGLTRLQTQVIGGTLQERLIPVPYSKTSTDQAIRVVNAFRQGLDARPSNPNLAAVLKKQSSLNKRLSQGSSLEYADLCPDPEELTVPEIDVERLSSHSHTETAV
- the LOC135112084 gene encoding plasma membrane calcium-transporting ATPase 2-like isoform X5, which translates into the protein MATIDGRPAQYGITLRQLRELMESRGVEGVERIQREYGGTLEITKKLYSSPTNGLSGNASDMEHRRQTFGSNVIPPKPPKTFLTLVWEALQDVTLIILQVAAVVSLGLSFYKPPEETIAGVGHHDEGEEEAGWIEGVAILISVAVVVFVTAFNDYTKEKQFRGLQSRIEGEHKFSVIRGGEVQQIGVGDIVVGDICQIKYGDLLPTDGILLQSNDLKIDESSLTGESDHVKKGVDLDPMVLSGTHVMEGSGKMIVTAVGVNSQAGIIFTLLGAAADEEQVEARKRKKEAKKQRKIKKKGGSGEELIDVNPNKQDGGEAGSVTGNSHHITANSTSADGDIRNNKHSKGEEEDETQRSGGKSQEKSVLQAKLTKLAIQIGYAGSFIAVLTVVILIVRFCVQTFVMEGKPWSPFYANHFVKFFIIGVTVLVVAVPEGLPLAVTLSLAYSVKKMMKDNNLVRHLDACETMGNATAICSDKTGTLTTNRMTVVQAYICSEDYKNMPKFESLPHNVADLLLHAISVNSAYTSRVLPGDNPGDLPKQVGNKTECALLGFVLDLGKSYQAIRDEITEENFHRVYTFNSARKSMSTVIPRDGGYRIFTKGASEIVMKKCSFIHGKDGKLESFSKSMQDRLVREVIEPMACNGLRTISIAYRDFVRGKAEINQVHFENEPHWDDEDHIINNLTCLCVLGIEDPVRPEVPDAIHKCQRAGITVRMVTGDNINTARSIASKCGILKPGDNSLILEGKEFNRRVRDSSGKVQQHLVDKVWVNLRVLARSSPTDKYTLVKGIIESKVSANREVVAVTGDGTNDGPALKMADVGFAMGIAGTDVAKEASDIILTDDNFTSIVKAVMWGRNVYDSIAKFLQFQLTVNVVAVVVAFVGACAINDSPLKAVQMLWVNLIMDTLASLALATEAPTPDLLQRKPYGRTKPLISRTMMKNILGQAVYMISIIFLLLFYGDKMLDIDSGRYADIRDPPSQHFTIIFNTFVMMTLFNEINARKIHGQRNVFQGFFSNPIFYSIWLSTLAAQIVIVQFGGRAFSTEALTLELWLWCILFGSGVLLWGQVVTSMPTKSLPKDLFSWGSGEPQTDPIADLTTEDKLDSDGKDSKRTGQILWIRGLTRLQTQLRVIRAFKSTLEDLEERRSCHSLHSLHNMRNSRSQQGNRPMSDISYIDEDSMKSPSPNSGKRCGSCNTAVRLVTPIEESSPTTAETAPLVPPGSPQGGPAAAATQQLGHHRPHTHANTQNSSS
- the LOC135112084 gene encoding plasma membrane calcium-transporting ATPase 2-like isoform X3, yielding MATIDGRPAQYGITLRQLRELMESRGVEGVERIQREYGGTLEITKKLYSSPTNGLSGNASDMEHRRQTFGSNVIPPKPPKTFLTLVWEALQDVTLIILQVAAVVSLGLSFYKPPEETIAGAAAEMGHHDEGEEEAGWIEGVAILISVAVVVFVTAFNDYTKEKQFRGLQSRIEGEHKFSVIRGGEVQQIGVGDIVVGDICQIKYGDLLPTDGILLQSNDLKIDESSLTGESDHVKKGVDLDPMVLSGTHVMEGSGKMIVTAVGVNSQAGIIFTLLGAAADEEQVEARKRKKEAKKQRKIKKKGGSGEELIDVNPNKQDGGEAGSVTGNSHHITANSTSADGDIRNNKHSKGEEEDETQRSGGKSQEKSVLQAKLTKLAIQIGYAGSFIAVLTVVILIVRFCVQTFVMEGKPWSPFYANHFVKFFIIGVTVLVVAVPEGLPLAVTLSLAYSVKKMMKDNNLVRHLDACETMGNATAICSDKTGTLTTNRMTVVQAYICSEDYKNMPKFESLPHNVADLLLHAISVNSAYTSRVLPGDNPGDLPKQVGNKTECALLGFVLDLGKSYQAIRDEITEENFHRVYTFNSARKSMSTVIPRDGGYRIFTKGASEIVMKKCSFIHGKDGKLESFSKSMQDRLVREVIEPMACNGLRTISIAYRDFVRGKAEINQVHFENEPHWDDEDHIINNLTCLCVLGIEDPVRPEVPDAIHKCQRAGITVRMVTGDNINTARSIASKCGILKPGDNSLILEGKEFNRRVRDSSGKVQQHLVDKVWVNLRVLARSSPTDKYTLVKGIIESKVSANREVVAVTGDGTNDGPALKMADVGFAMGIAGTDVAKEASDIILTDDNFTSIVKAVMWGRNVYDSIAKFLQFQLTVNVVAVVVAFVGACAINDSPLKAVQMLWVNLIMDTLASLALATEAPTPDLLQRKPYGRTKPLISRTMMKNILGQAVYMISIIFLLLFYGDKMLDIDSGRYADIRDPPSQHFTIIFNTFVMMTLFNEINARKIHGQRNVFQGFFSNPIFYSIWLSTLAAQIVIVQFGGRAFSTEALTLELWLWCILFGSGVLLWGQVVTSMPTKSLPKDLFSWGSGEPQTDPIADLTTEDKLDSDGKDSKRTGQILWIRGLTRLQTQLRVIRAFKSTLEDLEERRSCHSLHSLHNMRNSRSQQGNRPMSDISYIDEDSMKSPSPNSGKRCGSCNTAVRLVTPIEESSPTTAETAPLVPPGSPQGGPAAAATQQLGHHRPHTHANTQNSSS
- the LOC135112084 gene encoding plasma membrane calcium-transporting ATPase 3-like isoform X13, whose amino-acid sequence is MATIDGRPAQYGITLRQLRELMESRGVEGVERIQREYGGTLEITKKLYSSPTNGLSGNASDMEHRRQTFGSNVIPPKPPKTFLTLVWEALQDVTLIILQVAAVVSLGLSFYKPPEETIAGAAAEKGIADEVGHHDEGEEEAGWIEGVAILISVAVVVFVTAFNDYTKEKQFRGLQSRIEGEHKFSVIRGGEVQQIGVGDIVVGDICQIKYGDLLPTDGILLQSNDLKIDESSLTGESDHVKKGVDLDPMVLSGTHVMEGSGKMIVTAVGVNSQAGIIFTLLGAAADEEQVEARKRKKEAKKQRKIKKKGGSGEELIDVNPNKQDGGEAGSVTGNSHHITANSTSADGDIRNNKHSKGEEEDETQRSGGKSQEKSVLQAKLTKLAIQIGYAGSFIAVLTVVILIVRFCVQTFVMEGKPWSPFYANHFVKFFIIGVTVLVVAVPEGLPLAVTLSLAYSVKKMMKDNNLVRHLDACETMGNATAICSDKTGTLTTNRMTVVQAYICSEDYKNMPKFESLPHNVADLLLHAISVNSAYTSRVLPGDNPGDLPKQVGNKTECALLGFVLDLGKSYQAIRDEITEENFHRVYTFNSARKSMSTVIPRDGGYRIFTKGASEIVMKKCSFIHGKDGKLESFSKSMQDRLVREVIEPMACNGLRTISIAYRDFVRGKAEINQVHFENEPHWDDEDHIINNLTCLCVLGIEDPVRPEVPDAIHKCQRAGITVRMVTGDNINTARSIASKCGILKPGDNSLILEGKEFNRRVRDSSGKVQQHLVDKVWVNLRVLARSSPTDKYTLVKGIIESKVSANREVVAVTGDGTNDGPALKMADVGFAMGIAGTDVAKEASDIILTDDNFTSIVKAVMWGRNVYDSIAKFLQFQLTVNVVAVVVAFVGACAINDSPLKAVQMLWVNLIMDTLASLALATEAPTPDLLQRKPYGRTKPLISRTMMKNILGQAVYMISIIFLLLFYGDKMLDIDSGRYADIRDPPSQHFTIIFNTFVMMTLFNEINARKIHGQRNVFQGFFSNPIFYSIWLSTLAAQIVIVQFGGRAFSTEALTLELWLWCILFGSGVLLWGQVVTSMPTKSLPKDLFSWGSGEPQTDPIADLTTEDKLDSDGKDSKRTGQILWIRGLTRLQTQWIQV